One window of the Gambusia affinis linkage group LG01, SWU_Gaff_1.0, whole genome shotgun sequence genome contains the following:
- the LOC122837036 gene encoding LOW QUALITY PROTEIN: polycomb group protein ASXL1-like (The sequence of the model RefSeq protein was modified relative to this genomic sequence to represent the inferred CDS: inserted 1 base in 1 codon) produces MKDKQKRKKERTWAEAARMVLENFSDAPMTPKQILHVIQTKGLKEMRSGTAPLACLVTMLHSQVRGDRVKNSIFFKLPGRMSLFTLKKNALQWTKPTSESEVPPEPVGNVAHPTSSCSTSVAGSAVALVDSSETIEQESCDSSETIVAAIIDNDELQTPTTHPQTRLSRATGQQGRTDPQQSQHAQTRLSRSRQSGRQRKKAVMMPRVVLTPLKVNGEHVSTGPMKKSRGGVDIDFETPGSILVNTNIRALINVRTFSAFPSHSQQQLLQLLPEVDRQIGPDGMTRLSTSALNNEFFTHASQSWKERLAEGEFTHEMQVRFRQEKEKEKKVEAWKEKFFEEYHGQKSGLTRDESLKLMSEASEVAGTVLESDADVVSAGVPKRRSVGRRRRDGRMRRRTRADLRRRARRTLCKTGPALQSKDTSDDTTAVLDIAAVSIDSPTSNNTVVQGEVVLHVDCGVELPLESTVTEPKASPAPEPMTLAVPTPLPSPSPSTASTSANEETEITPSLLPKEAAPVLASTTSPSSSSSSSSSPASSPASSPSSSEQQGAFTTGLDSSSSSGSSSATVPADPLDDTASVVTSITGGTVTSSRESSPSASPATTPMLITQLKEQKRRQDEVDAFCSFPEKRARLNDRRSFRTTIDSVCSEKPLPTTEEPKVPPIRIQLSRIKPPWVKGHPTYQICPRIVPQTECSRRSGTGGARTLADIKARAQQARAQREAAVAASSEGPGATSVRLWSSTGLSDSSSQRRTREHPGPIEPGGGGGGGGGGGDGEIEEQEFSSEPNSSGTQLQLLDVEATSHSSPSLSNTSASMSPQVASPHQHRPGMAAKVQVDIGETSAKPLRSCNELTEGDFTVPPEPDSKSVSSATKSDRNSPIPESTAPFSEVADPGCVKLTLTQTSIPDSFPRFGAHGVDVIQTLGTKGQEKGKEVGLGGVIHHSSHHLDPREEFSHLATWPKTVSSPKHAEMVDVFRQKDDEEGVHSDSTETASDCENETQEDEQQQQQYSDPNWSSQLSNQRNGQLVICSLSSQKQQPVIQGYLSSHKGQTVIQPCFPKGLPQLHDNQPHSQDHHSFSTCSQGKKESIALKVEIGEDCQSSKETYTEGECCGSLKSPVTQPNGLVASKKLTSSARPVSSVEANNPLVTQLLQGSLPLEKVLPSHSANRLAFSILPGQPTRPPEPRNLEAGHRSEFSVQCPTSDLTHNLPKSPTDSPVSCFTGAQDAPQLQPQLVVGAVPVITSLPISSASLSSKGKSEGVSLAALESRVIKEYCGHQRSQRNTPDRVQQSDQIMSNNPSTPAETYHAEAMASTKFNIQLSQSQHPHSHQRKPSPAPGVKNEIGPRPSCQAIAKSVSTVPGVTKKEPGNSTDGYLTGGAMEGLLNMEMTLTRISKKEHSKTPCSSSSXSPLSPLPSSSSSSLPFQIYGKLPKQGGSGGVVSYTANVSMMDNGGFSRGMADGVLQLHPRLASSHATLSIQAFTDTTAEEVALKCSCRLKAMIMCQGCGAFCHDDCIGPSKLCVSCLVVR; encoded by the exons ATGAAGGACaagcaaaagagaaagaaggagcGGACCTGGGCTGAAGCAGCTCGAATG GTCCTGGAGAACTTCTCTGATGCACCCATGACTCCCAAACAAATCCTCCATGTCATCCAGACCAAGGGGCTGAAGGAAATGAG AAG tGGCACCGCTCCTCTGGCCTGCCTGGTCACCATGCTACACTCTCAAGTGAGGGGAGACCGGGTCAAGAACAGCATTTTCTTCAAGCTCCCTGGACGAATGAGCTTGTTCACTCTCAAG aaaaatgcCCTCCAGTGGACAAAACCAACTTCAGAGTCGGAGGTTCCACCAGAGCCAGTGGGAAATGTTGCGCATCCAACTTCAAGCTGCAGTACCTCAGTGGCGGGTTCTGCTGTTGCCCTTGTTGACTCCAGTGAAACCATTGAACAGGAGAGCTGTGACTCCTCAGAAACGATTGTAGCAGCCATCATAGACAATGATG AGCTGCAGACTCCCACCACCCACCCTCAGACACGTCTCAGCAGGGCAACAGGACAGCAGGGACGCACGGATCCTCAGCAAAGCCAACACGCTCAGACTAGACTGAGCCGTTCAAGACAG TCAGGAAGACAAAGGAAGAAGGCTGTCATGATGCCCCGTGTTGTCCTCACGCCACTTAAAGTCAACGGAGAACATGTGTCTACAG GGCCCATGAAAAAGAGTCGCGGAGGTGTAGACATAGACTTTGAAACGCCTGGGTCCATCCTGGTCAACACCAACATTAGAGCACTCATCAATGTTCGGACCTTTTCAGCTTTTCCCTCGCATTCACAGCAGCAGCTACTGCAGCTGTTGCCTGAGGTGGATCGACAA atTGGGCCTGACGGTATGACCCGCCTAAGTACTTCAGCTCTTAACAATGAGTTCTTCACCCATGCCTCTCAGAGTTGGAAAGAAAGGCTTGCTGAAG gtGAATTCACCCATGAAATGCAAGTCCGATTCCGAcaggaaaaggagaaagagaaaaaagtagaGGCTTGGAAAGAGAAATTTTTTGAAGAATACCATGGGCAAAA GTCTGGCTTAACACGAGATGAGTCTCTAAAACTCATGAGTGAAGCTAGTGAAGTTGCAGGAACTGTGCTGGAAAGTGATGCTGACGTCGTCTCAGCCGGTGTCCCGAAAAGACGCAGTGTGGGTCGGCGAAGGAGAGACGGCAGGATGAGGAGACGCACACGGGCTGACTTGCGTCGTAGGGCCCGCCGTACCCTTTGCAAGACGGGTCCAGCTCTGCAATCAAAAGACACTAGTGATGACACTACTGCTGTTTTGGACATAGCAGCAGTGTCCATCGACTCTCCTACATCCAACAACACAGTTGTTCAAGGAGAGGTAGTTCTCCATGTGGACTGTGGTGTGGAGCTCCCTCTTGAGAGTACTGTGACAGAGCCTAAGGCCTCTCCCGCTCCAGAGCCAATGACATTGGCAGTTCCTACTCCTCTTCCAAGTCCTAGTCCCAGCACAGCATCCACCAGTGCAAACGAAGAGACTGAAATTACTCCCTCTTTGCTCCCTAAGGAAGCTGCACCTGTTCTAGCTTCCACCACCTCACCATCTTCCTCATCCAGTTCTTCCTCTTCACCTGCCTCCTCACCTGCCTCATCACCCTCTTCTTCTGAACAACAGGGAGCTTTTACCACAGGTCTGGATTCGTCATCCTCTTCAGGATCTTCCAGTGCCACCGTTCCTGCTGATCCCTTGGATGATACAGCCTCTGTGGTCACCTCTATCACAGGAGGGACCGTCACTAGCAGCCGTGAGAGCAGTCCGTCGGCTAGTCCAGCTACCACCCCCATGCTCATTACTCAGCTCAAGGAACAGAAGAGAAGGCAAGATGAGGTTGACGCTTTCTGCAGCTTTCCCGAAAAAAGGGCACGTCTTAATGACCGTCGGTCCTTTCGTACCACAATTGACAGTGTCTGTTCAGAGAAGCCGCTGCCGACAACCGAAGAACCCAAGGTGCCACCTATCCGG ATTCAACTTTCCAGAATCAAACCTCCCTGGGTCAAAGGGCACCCCACCTACCAGATCTGCCCCAGGATCGTGCCCCAGACCGAATGCTCGCGGAGGTCGGGTACGGGCGGCGCGCGGACCCTTGCAGACATCAAGGCCCGCGCTCAGCAAGCCCGTGCCCAACGCGAGGCTGCTGTTGCGGCCTCTAGCGAGGGGCCAGGGGCGACCAGTGTCCGGCTGTGGTCTTCTACTGGGTTATCGGATAGCAGCAGCCAACGAAGAACAAGAGAGCACCCAGGACCAATCGAGcccggaggaggaggaggaggaggaggaggaggaggagatggtgAGATTGAAGAGCAGGAATTTTCTTCAGAACCTAATTCGTCTGGAACACAACTACAGCTTCTCGATGTAGAAGCTACATCCCACTCATCTCCTTCATTGTCAAATACATCAGCTTCCATGTCACCACAAGTTGCAAGTCCTCATCAACACAGACCAGGCATGGCAGCAAAGGTTCAAGTGGATATAGGGGAAACGTCAGCCAAACCCCTGAGATCCTGTAATGAGTTAACAGAAGGGGATTTTACAGTTCCCCCAGAGCCTGACTCCAAGTCGGTGTCATCAGCCACCAAGTCAGACAGAAACAGCCCAATACCTGAGTCTACTGCTCCCTTTTCAGAAGTGGCAGATCCAGGTTGTGTAAAACTTACCTTAACCCAAACTTCAATCCCGGATTCCTTTCCCAGGTTTGGGGCTCATGGCGTGGACGTTATTCAAACACTGGGGACCAAAGGACAAGAAAAGGGAAAGGAGGTTGGACTGGGTGGCGTTATCCATCACAGTTCACATCATTTAGACCCACGGGAAGAATTTTCTCATTTAGCCACATGGCCAAAAACGGTATCTTCTCCAAAACATGCAGAGATGGTTGACGTTTTCAGACAGAAGGATGACGAAGAGGGCGTGCACAGCGATTCAACAGAAACTGCTTCAGACTGTGAAAATGAGACTCAGGaggatgagcagcagcagcagcagtattcTGACCCCAACTGGAGCTCGCAGCTGAGCAACCAACGAAATGGCCAGTTGGTAATCTGTAGCCTTTCTTCTCAAAAGCAGCAGCCAGTGATTCAGGGCTACTTGTCTAGCCACAAAGGTCAGACGGTCATCCAGCCCTGCTTCCCCAAAGGTCTGCCTCAACTGCATGACAATCAGCCTCATTCCCAAGACCACCACTCTTTTAGTACTTGTtcacaaggaaaaaaagaaagcattgcTTTAAAAGTGGAAATTGGAGAAGACTGTCAGAGCTCTAAGGAAACCTATACTGAAGGGGAATGTTGTGGATCTTTAAAGTCTCCTGTCACTCAGCCAAATGGCTTAGTGGCCTCCAAAAAACTGACAAGCTCGGCCAGGCCTGTGTCCTCCGTAGAAGCCAACAACCCTTTGGTCACACAGTTACTACAAGGCAGTCTGCCTCTTGAAAAGGTTTTACCATCACATTCTGCAAATAGGCTTGCTTTTAGCATATTACCTGGTCAACCAACAAGACCACCAGAACCAAGGAATCTTGAAGCTGGCCATAGGTCTGAGTTTTCTGTCCAGTGTCCTACTTCAGATTTAACTCATAACCTTCCGAAGTCACCCACAGACAGTCCGGTCTCATGTTTCACAGGTGCCCAAGATGCACCTCAGCTCCAGCCCCAACTAGTTGTTGGGGCTGTCCCTGTCATTACCTCTCTGCCCATTTCTTCAGCTTCTTTGTCATCCAAAGGCAAGTCAGAAGGTGTCTCTCTGGCTGCTCTAGAATCTAGAGTTATTAAAGAGTATTGTGGTCATCAACGTTCACAGAGGAACACTCCAGACAGAGTTCAACAATCTGATCAAATCATGTCCAACAACCCCTCTACTCCTGCTGAAACCTACCATGCTGAAGCAATGGCCAGTACTAAGTTTAACATTCAGCTTTCACAGTCTCAGCATCCCCACTCTCATCAGAGAAAGCCGTCTCCTGCACCTGGTGTGAAAAACGAAATTGGTCCACGGCCTTCCTGCCAGGCCATTGCCAAGTCTGTATCTACCGTACCTGGTGTGACTAAAAAGGAGCCAGGGAACTCCACTGATGGATATTTAACCGGAGGAGCAATGGAGGGACTTCTCAACATGGAGATGACATTGACAAGGATATCAAAGAAAGAGCACAGCAAAACTCCCTGTTCATCCAGTT CCTCCCCTCTTTCTCCTTTACCCtcgtcttcatcatcctccCTTCCCTTCCAAATATATGGAAAGTTGCCTAAACAAGGTGGAAGTGGTGGAGTAGTAAGTTACACAGCTAATGTGTCAATGATGGATAACGGTGGTTTCTCCCGCGGTATGGCTGATGGCGTACTCCAGCTGCATCCCCGCTTGGCCTCCAGCCACGCCACACTCAGTATTCAAGCTTTTACAGACACTACAGCTGAAGAAGTAGCACTTAAGTGCTCATGTCGCCTCAAAGCCATGATCATGTGCCAAGGCTGTGGTGCTTTTTGCCATGATGATTGCATTGGACCTTCCAAACTCTGTGTTTCGTGCTTGGTGGTCAGATAA